One segment of Bradyrhizobium sp. CB2312 DNA contains the following:
- a CDS encoding amidohydrolase, translated as MTPDLHKKLTEWRRHLHAHPELSLQEKATAAFVQEKLTELGIPFKAGIGGHGVVATLRRGSAQGRVGLRADMDALPITEDTGLAYTSTTPGVMHACGHDGHTASLLGAAALLAADTSWSGTVDFIFQPAEEGFGGSRAMVAAGLFERFPMDRVFGFHNWPGLEAGTIAVHDGVVMASGGRITITIDGHAGHAGMPHLTRDPVMAAGHLIVALQTIVSRSVDPLDTAVLSLCTIEGGTAPNQIAGRVTIRGTLRYHRDGVKDTILDGIERTCAGIATSFGVKVTPEIVMGVGVVINTPAEADLARIAADKAQAPVRRDLAPSMAGEDFAYYLQKRPGAFVWIGNGPLRDGAELHGPRYDFNDAILPVASTWMAEVAKTALASN; from the coding sequence ACCTGCACAAGAAACTGACCGAATGGCGCCGGCATCTGCATGCGCATCCCGAGCTGTCGCTCCAGGAGAAGGCGACTGCCGCCTTCGTGCAGGAGAAGCTGACCGAGCTCGGCATTCCCTTCAAAGCCGGCATCGGCGGCCACGGCGTCGTCGCGACCTTGAGGCGCGGGTCTGCGCAGGGCCGCGTCGGCCTGCGGGCCGACATGGATGCGCTGCCGATCACCGAGGATACCGGCCTTGCCTACACCTCGACCACCCCGGGCGTGATGCATGCCTGCGGTCATGACGGACACACCGCCTCGCTGCTCGGCGCGGCGGCGCTGCTCGCTGCCGACACCAGTTGGAGCGGCACGGTCGATTTCATCTTCCAGCCGGCCGAGGAAGGCTTTGGCGGCTCGCGCGCGATGGTCGCGGCCGGGCTGTTCGAGCGCTTTCCGATGGACCGGGTGTTCGGCTTCCACAACTGGCCGGGCTTGGAGGCCGGCACCATCGCGGTCCATGACGGGGTCGTCATGGCCTCCGGCGGGCGCATCACCATCACCATCGACGGCCATGCCGGCCACGCCGGCATGCCGCATCTGACGCGCGATCCGGTGATGGCGGCGGGCCATCTCATCGTGGCGCTGCAGACCATCGTGTCGCGCAGCGTGGATCCGCTCGACACTGCCGTCCTCTCGCTCTGCACCATCGAGGGCGGCACCGCGCCGAACCAGATCGCCGGCCGCGTCACCATCCGCGGCACGCTGCGCTATCACCGCGACGGCGTGAAGGACACCATCCTCGACGGCATCGAGCGCACCTGCGCCGGGATTGCGACGAGCTTCGGCGTCAAGGTGACGCCCGAGATCGTCATGGGTGTCGGCGTCGTGATCAACACGCCGGCGGAGGCGGACCTTGCCCGCATCGCCGCCGACAAGGCGCAGGCGCCCGTACGCCGCGACCTCGCGCCCAGCATGGCCGGCGAGGACTTCGCCTACTACCTGCAAAAGCGGCCCGGCGCGTTCGTCTGGATCGGCAACGGGCCCTTGCGCGACGGCGCCGAGCTACACGGGCCGCGCTACGATTTCAACGACGCGATCCTGCCGGTAGCGTCGACCTGGATGGCCGAGGTCGCCAAGACGGCGCTGGCGTCGAACTAG
- a CDS encoding DUF72 domain-containing protein, whose translation MARVLIGTSGWHYASWRGPFFPEGVRLKDQLRYYAGQFETTELNGVFYRTPTPEAVEAWRAQTGRDFVFAWKASKFITHWKRLSDRSVNSLELLEDRISRLGGKVGPILFQLPPQFEANADRLASFFKLLSRKRRYSFEFRHPSWYQPRILRMLADENISLCLSDHHDAPAPWRRTADFVYVRGHGPGGRYHGHYSKAALAQWARRIKSWKRQDCDVYVYFDNDQKSAAPADAKALKQLLG comes from the coding sequence ATGGCGCGCGTTCTGATCGGAACCTCCGGCTGGCACTACGCCTCCTGGCGCGGTCCGTTCTTTCCTGAAGGCGTGAGGCTGAAGGATCAGCTTCGCTACTATGCCGGGCAATTCGAGACGACGGAGCTGAACGGCGTGTTCTACCGCACGCCGACGCCCGAAGCCGTCGAGGCCTGGCGCGCGCAGACCGGGCGCGATTTCGTCTTCGCCTGGAAGGCGTCCAAATTCATCACGCACTGGAAGCGCCTGTCCGATCGCTCGGTGAACAGCCTCGAGCTGCTGGAGGACCGCATCTCGCGGCTCGGCGGCAAGGTCGGGCCGATCCTGTTCCAGCTGCCGCCGCAATTCGAGGCGAATGCCGACCGGCTTGCGTCCTTCTTCAAGCTGCTGTCCAGGAAGCGGCGCTACAGCTTCGAATTCCGCCATCCGAGCTGGTACCAACCGCGCATCCTGCGGATGCTCGCTGACGAAAACATCTCGCTGTGTCTGTCCGACCATCATGATGCGCCGGCGCCGTGGAGGCGCACGGCGGATTTCGTCTATGTGCGCGGACACGGGCCGGGCGGGCGCTATCACGGGCACTACAGCAAGGCCGCGCTGGCGCAATGGGCCCGCCGCATCAAGTCGTGGAAGCGGCAGGACTGCGACGTCTACGTCTATTTCGACAACGACCAGAAGAGCGCGGCGCCCGCCGATGCCAAGGCGTTGAAACAATTGCTAGGGTAA
- a CDS encoding caspase family protein, whose protein sequence is MNRREFVSRLTAAAAFAGVAPLAEGAEGRRVALVIGNGAYRNVPALPNPPNDASDIAAALKRLGFAVSLATNASFDAMRRGLIALGRDAAGADMAAVYFAGHGMEINGENWLIPVDAELKRDTDAANEAVNLQSVMLQVSSTTSLGLVILDACRNNPFAAKMSRSIATRAATTSGLGRIEPVGNVLVAYAARDGTTALDGDARNSPFAAALLRNIEVPGVEVTFMFRNVRDDVMEATRNEQQPFVYGSLSRKAIYLAGRPPAGAEGAAPPSPLPAAVSPAPPPTPASPTIDPALVGTWEIMVPSSRGQSRWIWQIMGDGTYRFHAEPQRSARSHEGTITAANGRWTLHASRGLSGYSDGGAYEIRDALAVITGKLGTGAWKRSAD, encoded by the coding sequence ATGAACCGGCGCGAATTCGTCTCAAGGTTGACGGCCGCAGCCGCGTTTGCGGGCGTGGCGCCTTTGGCTGAAGGCGCGGAAGGCCGGCGGGTCGCGCTTGTCATCGGCAACGGCGCGTACAGGAACGTGCCCGCGCTGCCCAATCCGCCGAACGATGCGAGCGACATCGCCGCGGCGCTGAAGCGACTTGGCTTCGCTGTCTCCCTCGCCACAAACGCCAGTTTCGATGCCATGCGCCGCGGCCTGATCGCGTTGGGACGCGACGCCGCCGGCGCCGACATGGCGGCGGTTTATTTCGCCGGCCATGGCATGGAGATCAATGGCGAGAACTGGCTGATCCCTGTTGACGCAGAGCTGAAGCGGGATACGGACGCGGCGAACGAAGCCGTCAACCTGCAAAGCGTGATGTTGCAGGTGTCGAGCACCACGAGCCTTGGTCTCGTCATCCTCGACGCCTGCCGCAACAATCCGTTTGCCGCCAAGATGAGTAGATCGATCGCCACGCGTGCGGCCACCACGAGCGGGCTCGGCCGCATCGAGCCCGTCGGTAACGTTCTCGTCGCCTATGCCGCACGCGACGGTACCACGGCGCTCGACGGCGATGCGCGCAACAGCCCGTTTGCCGCGGCACTCCTGCGCAACATCGAGGTGCCCGGCGTCGAGGTGACATTCATGTTCCGCAACGTCCGCGACGACGTCATGGAGGCGACCCGCAACGAGCAGCAGCCGTTCGTCTACGGCTCGCTGTCGCGCAAGGCGATCTACCTCGCCGGCCGGCCGCCCGCCGGCGCCGAAGGCGCGGCGCCGCCGAGCCCACTTCCGGCCGCCGTCTCCCCTGCTCCACCACCCACGCCGGCATCGCCAACGATCGACCCCGCGCTGGTCGGCACCTGGGAGATCATGGTGCCGAGCAGCCGCGGGCAGTCGCGCTGGATCTGGCAGATCATGGGCGACGGCACCTACAGATTCCACGCCGAGCCGCAGCGCTCGGCGCGTTCGCATGAAGGCACGATCACCGCCGCGAACGGCCGCTGGACCCTGCACGCAAGCAGGGGCCTGTCAGGCTACAGTGACGGCGGCGCCTACGAGATCCGCGATGCGCTGGCGGTGATCACGGGCAAGCTCGGCACCGGCGCCTGGAAGCGCAGCGCCGACTAA
- a CDS encoding Hsp20 family protein produces the protein MRTTFDFAPLWRSTIGFDHLADLVDSTLRQAGEDNYPPYNIERSGEDQYRITLAVAGFGVNDITVTAEQNALAIEGRKPDGASREYLYQGIAARPFRRVFNLADYVQVKQAAFQDGLLIIDLLREIPEAMKPRRIPIAGALSPQIEKKAA, from the coding sequence ATGAGGACCACCTTTGACTTCGCGCCCCTGTGGCGCTCCACCATCGGCTTCGACCATCTGGCCGACCTCGTCGACAGCACGCTTCGCCAGGCGGGCGAGGACAACTATCCCCCCTACAACATCGAGCGCTCCGGCGAAGACCAATACCGGATCACGCTTGCCGTGGCGGGCTTCGGCGTCAACGACATCACCGTGACCGCCGAGCAGAACGCGCTCGCGATAGAGGGCAGAAAGCCCGACGGCGCCTCGCGCGAATATCTCTATCAGGGTATTGCGGCGCGCCCCTTCCGCCGTGTCTTCAACCTCGCCGACTACGTCCAGGTCAAGCAGGCCGCCTTCCAGGACGGACTGTTGATCATCGATCTGCTGCGCGAGATTCCGGAGGCCATGAAGCCGCGGCGCATCCCGATCGCAGGCGCCCTGTCACCGCAGATCGAGAAGAAGGCGGCCTAG